One part of the Malus sylvestris chromosome 2, drMalSylv7.2, whole genome shotgun sequence genome encodes these proteins:
- the LOC126598995 gene encoding uncharacterized protein LOC126598995 isoform X4, whose translation MDRSWEQRLVKRYYDKLFKEYCIADMSHYKSGDEAGENKQALVKLVTCQRRKASISASEDRIDDEDDDTDNFEEYLEGMFP comes from the exons ATGGACCGATCTTGGGAGCAAAGACTGGTAAAGCGATACTATGACAAGCTGTTTAAAGA ATACTGCATAGCTGACATGTCACATTACAAGAGTG GTGATGAAGCTGGGGAAAACAAACAAGCCCTTGTCAAATTGGTAACTTGTCAGA GGAGAAAGGCTTCAATCTCCGCTAGTGAAGATAGAATTGATGACGAAGACGATGATACAGATAATTTTGAAGAGTATCTCGAGGGAATGTTTCCTTGA
- the LOC126598995 gene encoding uncharacterized protein LOC126598995 isoform X3 — protein MDRSWEQRLVKRYYDKLFKEYCIADMSHYKSGKIGLRWRPEKEVTSGKGQTLCGNKHCDVKDGLASYEVMKLGKTNKPLSNWEKGFNLR, from the exons ATGGACCGATCTTGGGAGCAAAGACTGGTAAAGCGATACTATGACAAGCTGTTTAAAGA ATACTGCATAGCTGACATGTCACATTACAAGAGTGGTAAG ATTGGTCTAAGGTGGAGGCCAGAAAAGGAAGTCACATCTGGTAAAG GGCAGACCTTATGTGGTAACAAACATTGTGATGTAAAAGATGGTTTAGCAAGCTATGAG GTGATGAAGCTGGGGAAAACAAACAAGCCCTTGTCAAATTG GGAGAAAGGCTTCAATCTCCGCTAG
- the LOC126598995 gene encoding uncharacterized protein LOC126598995 isoform X2, which produces MDRSWEQRLMLVKYIFNLRGGIWVGTEFLCFCVLLVVMYTVGNGQIGLRWRPEKEVTSGKGQTLCGNKHCDVKDGLASYEVMKLGKTNKPLSNW; this is translated from the exons ATGGACCGATCTTGGGAGCAAAGACTG ATGTTGGTGAAGTATATCTTCAATTTGAGAGGAGGAATATGGGTGGGAACTGAATTCTTGTGCTTTTGCGTCCTTCTTGTTGTCATGTATACTGTTGGGAACGGGCAG ATTGGTCTAAGGTGGAGGCCAGAAAAGGAAGTCACATCTGGTAAAG GGCAGACCTTATGTGGTAACAAACATTGTGATGTAAAAGATGGTTTAGCAAGCTATGAG GTGATGAAGCTGGGGAAAACAAACAAGCCCTTGTCAAATTGGTAA
- the LOC126598906 gene encoding probable F-box protein At1g65740: MDSDWKNLPNHLLDLVLEKLASDDFLRFSLVCMSWSSVTKDNPRRPAPMLLVSSCGKQDTWNVYNVEKDKVYDLQLRLPNKRFCGSSKGWLVTVDETFAVTLMNPFARIQGCEENENSIIRLPSLMPPCPTRTDYWARRYDRYVHKATISADPVLNADECIVEVIFGDGCLLASVRLGKDKTWTYREHRTRHFIDDFVHVGDKVYCVNTSGRLNLDGKIIEQRIVRKRYLVDLNGKEVLMVKRCFKMEKKRIRRRYPSFVTQKFEIFKWNFEESKWIEMKSLGDVALFVGANDSASVLTSKLPGCQPDCIYFNSDWHCVEWNRQDYGVYNLKTQSISKPYTPPALTLLNMTKQKSIWFLPTLRS, encoded by the exons ATGGATTCAG ATTGGAAAAATCTGCCTAACCACCTTCTGGATTTAGTGTTAGAGAAACTTGCATCGGATGACTTTTTGAGATTCAGTCTTGTTTGTATGTCATGGAGTAGTGTAACAAAGGATAATCCTCGACGGCCAGCCCCAATGCTCTTAGTTTCCAGTTGTGGCAAACAGGATACATGGAATGTATACAACGTCGAGAAGGATAAGGTTTATGATTTACAATTAAGGTTGCCGAACAAACGATTTTGTGGGTCTTCAAAAGGATGGCTTGTAACCGTCGATGAAACTTTCGCGGTGACCTTAATGAATCCGTTCGCAAGGATTCAAGGATGTGAAGAGAATGAAAATTCAATCATTCGCCTTCCTTCACTGATGCCTCCTTGTCCTACACGCACCGACTACTGGGCTCGACGATACGACCGTTATGTTCACAAGGCTACTATTTCAGCAGATCCGGTTTTAAATGCAGATGAATGTATTGTTGAGGTCATATTCGGGGATGGTTGTCTATTGGCTTCTGTTAGACTTGGTAAAGATAAAACTTGGACCTATCGTGAACATAGGACGCGGcacttcattgatgattttgttCATGTTGGAGATAAAGTTTATTGCGTCAATACGTCTGGTAGACTTAACCTAGATGGGAAAATTATTGAACAACGTATAGTTCGCAAGAGATATCTCGTGGATCTCAACGGGAAAGAAGTTTTAATGGTGAAAAGGTGCTTCAagatggaaaaaaaaaggatcagACGGCGATACCCCAGCTTTGTGacacaaaaatttgaaatttttaaatGGAACTTTGAAGAAAGTAAGTGGATCGAGATGAAAAGTTTGGGTGATGTTGCTCTCTTTGTGGGGGCAAACGATTCGGCATCTGTTTTGACCTCAAAGTTACCAGGATGTCAACCGGATTGCATATACTTCAACTCAGATTGGCATTGTGTAGAATGGAATCGCCAAGACTATGGTGTGTACAACTTAAAGACTCAAAGCATTTCAAAGCCTTACACCCCACCTGCTTTGACACTATTGAATATGACCAAGCAAAAGTCAATCTGGTTTCTTCCAACTCTTCGGTCGTGA
- the LOC126598995 gene encoding uncharacterized protein LOC126598995 isoform X1 — MDRSWEQRLMLVKYIFNLRGGIWVGTEFLCFCVLLVVMYTVGNGQIGLRWRPEKEVTSGKGQTLCGNKHCDVKDGLASYEVMKLGKTNKPLSNWEKGFNLR, encoded by the exons ATGGACCGATCTTGGGAGCAAAGACTG ATGTTGGTGAAGTATATCTTCAATTTGAGAGGAGGAATATGGGTGGGAACTGAATTCTTGTGCTTTTGCGTCCTTCTTGTTGTCATGTATACTGTTGGGAACGGGCAG ATTGGTCTAAGGTGGAGGCCAGAAAAGGAAGTCACATCTGGTAAAG GGCAGACCTTATGTGGTAACAAACATTGTGATGTAAAAGATGGTTTAGCAAGCTATGAG GTGATGAAGCTGGGGAAAACAAACAAGCCCTTGTCAAATTG GGAGAAAGGCTTCAATCTCCGCTAG